One window of the Pedobacter ginsengisoli genome contains the following:
- a CDS encoding glycosyltransferase produces MELTLIESCLLGALIFCFLVQLYFSLFVHLKLALVKIDPIPETGKKPLSVVICARNEVKNLTEYLPSVLEQNYPDYEVIVVNDRSWDGTRELLESFEKQYKHLKVVQISEGEKFIAGKKFAVTMGIKAATNEWLVFTDADCLPASQDWLLGMQQPADEHTDILLGYSPYMKKRGILNALIRFETFFTAVNYLSFALKGMPYMGVGRNMAYKKSLFFKKKGFAAHMHIPSGDDDLFVNAHATKSNTAISINKDAHVWSEPNTSFGAYLRQKKRHFGAGKLYKGKHKFILSSQIVIQFLFYALFVALLFFKATLYISLGVFVLSIIIRCFVYPRLLKRLSYGNLSFWFPVLDILLFIFLVFNGILSIFVKKVQWK; encoded by the coding sequence GTGGAATTAACCTTAATTGAGAGCTGCCTGCTCGGCGCTTTAATCTTTTGCTTTTTAGTACAGCTATATTTTAGCCTCTTTGTTCACTTAAAACTAGCTTTAGTTAAAATAGACCCTATCCCTGAAACAGGTAAAAAACCGTTAAGCGTGGTAATTTGTGCGCGTAACGAAGTTAAGAACCTCACAGAATATCTGCCGTCGGTTTTGGAACAGAATTATCCTGATTATGAGGTTATTGTAGTTAATGACAGATCGTGGGACGGAACACGTGAGCTGCTTGAATCTTTTGAAAAACAGTATAAACACCTTAAAGTTGTACAGATAAGCGAGGGAGAGAAATTTATAGCAGGAAAGAAATTTGCGGTAACGATGGGTATTAAGGCAGCCACAAATGAATGGCTTGTTTTTACAGATGCCGACTGTTTGCCAGCATCGCAAGATTGGTTATTGGGTATGCAGCAACCTGCAGATGAGCATACAGATATCCTTTTAGGCTACTCGCCATACATGAAAAAGAGAGGGATATTGAATGCTTTAATTCGTTTCGAGACATTTTTTACAGCAGTAAATTACCTTTCATTTGCATTAAAAGGTATGCCTTATATGGGTGTTGGACGCAATATGGCATATAAAAAATCGCTGTTTTTTAAGAAAAAGGGCTTTGCCGCACACATGCATATTCCTTCGGGCGATGATGATCTCTTCGTAAATGCGCATGCCACAAAAAGTAATACCGCAATTTCTATTAATAAAGATGCTCATGTTTGGAGTGAGCCTAATACAAGCTTTGGGGCTTATTTGAGGCAGAAAAAGAGACATTTTGGAGCAGGTAAATTATATAAGGGAAAACATAAGTTTATCCTTTCTTCACAAATTGTTATCCAATTCCTGTTTTATGCGTTATTTGTAGCTTTATTGTTTTTTAAAGCTACCTTATATATATCGCTTGGTGTTTTTGTGCTGAGCATTATAATCAGGTGTTTTGTTTATCCGCGTCTGTTAAAGCGGTTAAGTTATGGTAATTTGAGCTTTTGGTTTCCTGTTTTGGATATTCTATTGTTCATTTTCCTGGTGTTTAATGGCATTCTGTCTATATTTGTTAAAAAAGTACAGTGGAAATAA
- the dprA gene encoding DNA-processing protein DprA, which translates to MSLIHKIGLTLIKSVGHVIAKSLLEHFGTAEAIFKATRKELLQIPGIGPVTADQILANDALKIAEEQLKFIKKHKVDVLFYTDDNYPKRLKNCFDAPVLLYYKGTADLNHGRIISIVGTRKATEYGRQLCKQLAVTLADYDVVIVSGLAYGIDIAVHKESLYQNIPTVGVLAHGLDRIYPPLHQPIAQKMVLNGGLLTEFSLHTNPDKENFPKRNRIIAGLADATIVVEATAKGGALITADIANSYHRDVYAFPGKTTDVSSEGCNFLIKTNRAALINHAKDLVYYMGWHEVKPKKTEQTQLLIGLSNEEQKIVDLLRRSSLRIDELSLQTEIPQSKLAMHLLNLEMQGILISLPGKMYKLSG; encoded by the coding sequence ATGAGTTTAATCCACAAAATAGGCCTCACATTAATTAAAAGTGTGGGGCATGTAATCGCCAAAAGCTTACTTGAGCATTTTGGTACAGCAGAGGCTATATTTAAAGCAACAAGAAAGGAATTATTGCAAATTCCCGGAATAGGACCTGTAACTGCGGACCAGATTTTAGCTAATGATGCATTAAAAATTGCCGAAGAGCAATTGAAATTTATTAAAAAGCATAAGGTGGATGTTTTATTTTATACTGATGATAACTATCCTAAACGGCTAAAAAACTGTTTCGATGCGCCAGTGCTGTTGTATTATAAAGGTACTGCAGATCTTAATCATGGTAGGATTATAAGCATTGTTGGCACCAGAAAAGCTACAGAATACGGCAGGCAATTGTGTAAACAGTTGGCTGTAACTTTGGCTGATTATGATGTTGTTATAGTTAGCGGCCTGGCATATGGCATTGATATAGCTGTTCATAAAGAAAGCTTATATCAAAATATTCCTACCGTTGGAGTGCTTGCACATGGATTGGATAGGATTTATCCGCCTTTACATCAGCCAATAGCTCAAAAAATGGTATTAAATGGCGGTCTGCTAACAGAATTTTCCCTGCACACCAATCCCGATAAGGAGAATTTTCCTAAGCGAAACCGCATTATTGCAGGGCTTGCCGATGCCACAATAGTAGTAGAAGCAACCGCTAAAGGGGGTGCATTAATTACCGCTGATATTGCAAATTCATATCACCGCGATGTGTATGCTTTTCCTGGCAAAACAACCGATGTAAGCTCTGAAGGTTGCAATTTTTTAATTAAAACGAATAGGGCAGCGCTGATTAATCATGCAAAAGATTTGGTTTATTACATGGGATGGCATGAAGTGAAACCAAAAAAAACAGAACAAACTCAATTATTAATAGGGCTCTCAAATGAGGAACAGAAAATTGTTGATCTTTTACGAAGATCTTCTTTAAGGATTGATGAGCTTTCTTTGCAAACAGAAATACCTCAAAGCAAGCTTGCCATGCATTTGTTAAACCTTGAAATGCAGGGAATTCTGATTTCTTTACCAGGTAAAATGTATAAACTTAGTGGTTAG
- a CDS encoding BlaI/MecI/CopY family transcriptional regulator gives MLILWEIKEGLVKDVIDKMTPPKPAYNTVSTVIRVLEGKGFIDHKAVGNTHIYFPIITEAEYKHFAFDKVMNNYFENSYQSLVSFLVKEKNMDMDELDELIQLAEKLKNKK, from the coding sequence ATGCTAATTTTATGGGAAATAAAAGAGGGTTTGGTAAAGGATGTTATAGACAAAATGACCCCACCAAAACCAGCATACAATACAGTATCAACGGTAATCAGAGTATTAGAAGGCAAGGGGTTTATAGATCATAAAGCCGTTGGCAACACTCACATTTACTTCCCAATAATAACTGAAGCCGAATACAAGCACTTTGCATTTGATAAAGTAATGAACAATTACTTCGAAAATTCTTATCAGAGCCTGGTATCCTTCCTTGTAAAAGAGAAAAACATGGACATGGATGAGCTCGACGAATTGATCCAACTTGCCGAAAAACTTAAAAACAAGAAATGA
- the rsmG gene encoding 16S rRNA (guanine(527)-N(7))-methyltransferase RsmG, translating into MEIKSTLIQKYFKGLTDQQIAQFDQLYELYSFWNSQINVISRKDIDELYERHILHSLGIAKFCTFKAGERVLDVGTGGGFPGIPLAILFPQTHFHLVDSIGKKIKVVTEVASALGLKNVKASHLRAEQITDKYDFVVSRAVTRLIDFYPWVKGKFNKDSKNAIPNGILYLKGGDLKEEISESRLKAELYPLSDYFEEEFFETKFVVYIPQ; encoded by the coding sequence GTGGAAATAAAGTCTACTCTTATACAGAAATATTTTAAAGGGCTAACTGATCAGCAGATAGCTCAATTCGATCAATTGTATGAATTATACAGTTTTTGGAACTCCCAGATCAATGTAATTTCAAGAAAAGATATTGATGAATTGTATGAACGTCATATTCTGCATTCGTTGGGAATTGCTAAATTCTGCACTTTCAAAGCAGGAGAACGGGTACTGGATGTTGGTACCGGAGGTGGATTTCCTGGTATTCCGTTAGCTATTCTTTTCCCCCAAACCCATTTTCATCTGGTAGATTCTATTGGTAAAAAAATTAAAGTAGTTACTGAGGTAGCCTCAGCACTGGGTTTAAAGAATGTTAAGGCGAGTCATTTAAGAGCTGAACAGATTACCGATAAGTACGATTTTGTGGTGTCAAGAGCAGTTACCAGGCTTATAGATTTTTACCCGTGGGTTAAAGGTAAGTTTAATAAAGACTCTAAAAATGCCATTCCTAATGGTATACTATACTTAAAAGGTGGTGATTTGAAGGAAGAGATTTCTGAATCACGACTGAAAGCGGAATTGTATCCGCTTTCAGATTACTTTGAAGAAGAGTTTTTTGAAACTAAATTCGTGGTTTATATCCCGCAGTAG
- a CDS encoding M56 family metallopeptidase, with translation MMNWLYYLLEANLYLAAFYGFYRLLLHKETFYSLNRYYLIITSIIAFIIPLLQVGYLNNLLNKQQEVRVLSVQLAQATEKTSAITLNELLVYCYLLIALTFAIKMGISIYKIILLSINANKQRAGRITYVELDESHAAFSFFNLLFLNPAVQEKHTVLKHEMVHIQQKHSLDIIFFEIIQIVSWFNPVTYFIKKEIKLLHEYIADDITTGKDIQKHQYAMFLIQNSFGIVSNQLTNQIFNQSILKRRINMLNKEKSTGRARLKLLFALPIAGGMLCASTMAFTKDYAMIDLYPEKYEVNQTVKQETPKKKASEAKEFKTKSDVKSKPTKKGEVVEVRIAPPPPPPPKVKTVKFPPPIVKPDAPARPKRAKSGEKVKFPPPIVVPDKLVPPPPPPVEPVKEEGKSITIKENDGITSNNKNGEPAKEIKSQRITFTGIGNLGTSKNDSKEKLGKPTKDGAKIIQKGTVTFEANPDN, from the coding sequence ATGATGAACTGGTTGTACTATCTGCTGGAGGCTAATCTATATTTAGCTGCGTTTTACGGCTTCTACCGTTTGCTTTTACATAAGGAAACTTTCTATTCATTAAATAGATACTACCTTATTATTACAAGTATTATAGCTTTTATTATTCCACTTTTGCAGGTAGGATACCTTAATAATTTATTAAACAAGCAACAGGAAGTCAGGGTTTTGTCGGTTCAATTGGCACAAGCAACAGAAAAGACCAGTGCTATTACCCTAAATGAACTGTTGGTATACTGCTACCTCCTTATAGCTTTAACTTTTGCCATAAAAATGGGAATTAGCATCTATAAGATCATTTTACTTTCTATTAATGCTAATAAACAGAGGGCAGGCAGGATTACATATGTAGAACTGGATGAATCTCATGCCGCATTCTCATTCTTTAATCTATTGTTCTTAAACCCGGCTGTACAGGAGAAACACACTGTTCTTAAGCATGAAATGGTGCATATACAGCAGAAACACAGCTTAGACATTATTTTCTTTGAAATTATACAGATAGTATCGTGGTTTAATCCGGTTACTTATTTTATTAAAAAGGAAATTAAGCTGCTGCACGAATACATTGCTGACGACATTACAACAGGTAAGGATATCCAGAAACATCAGTACGCTATGTTTTTGATTCAAAACTCCTTCGGTATTGTGTCTAATCAGCTTACCAATCAAATATTCAATCAATCAATATTAAAAAGGAGAATTAACATGTTAAACAAAGAAAAGTCAACGGGAAGAGCAAGGCTCAAACTCCTGTTTGCATTGCCAATTGCCGGAGGAATGCTCTGTGCATCCACTATGGCGTTCACTAAAGATTATGCGATGATAGACCTGTATCCGGAGAAATACGAGGTCAATCAAACCGTAAAACAGGAAACGCCTAAGAAAAAAGCAAGTGAAGCAAAAGAGTTTAAGACTAAATCAGATGTAAAATCCAAACCAACAAAAAAAGGCGAGGTTGTAGAAGTTAGGATTGCGCCACCGCCACCGCCACCCCCTAAAGTTAAAACCGTCAAATTCCCGCCACCAATCGTAAAACCTGATGCACCCGCGCGACCAAAAAGAGCCAAATCAGGTGAAAAAGTGAAATTTCCGCCACCGATAGTAGTTCCTGATAAACTGGTACCTCCTCCACCACCGCCTGTTGAGCCAGTAAAAGAGGAAGGAAAATCAATAACTATTAAAGAAAATGACGGTATCACTTCAAATAACAAGAATGGAGAACCGGCAAAGGAAATAAAGAGTCAAAGAATCACTTTTACAGGGATAGGGAACTTGGGAACATCTAAAAATGACTCTAAAGAAAAACTAGGAAAACCTACAAAAGATGGTGCCAAAATAATACAAAAAGGTACCGTTACTTTCGAAGCCAACCCAGACAATTAA
- the tgt gene encoding tRNA guanosine(34) transglycosylase Tgt, which produces MKFSLEAKDTHSKARAGTITTDHGEIQTPIFMPVGTAGTVKAVHQRELKNDIDAKIILGNTYHLYLRPGLDVLEQAGGLHKFIGWDRPILTDSGGYQVYSLSQVRKIKEEGVTFNSHIDGSKHLFTPEYAMDIQRTIGADIIMAFDECTPYPCDYKYAASSINMTHRWLKRCCARFDSTEPKYGFNQTLFPIVQGSVYKDLRKKSAEFIASMDREGNAIGGLSVGEPAEEMYGMTEVVCDILPYEKPRYLMGVGTPINILENIALGVDMFDCVMPTRNARNGMLFTKNGIINIGNKKWANDFSPIEADSDLYADQVYSKAYLRHLMHSKEILGAQIATLHNLHFYLWLVKQAREKIITGEFYAWKNKMVTILGNKL; this is translated from the coding sequence ATGAAGTTTAGTTTAGAGGCAAAAGATACACATTCAAAAGCAAGAGCAGGAACAATTACAACAGACCATGGGGAGATACAAACCCCTATTTTCATGCCTGTAGGCACTGCCGGAACAGTTAAAGCGGTACACCAAAGGGAGCTCAAAAATGATATCGATGCTAAAATAATCCTCGGAAATACTTATCATTTATACCTCAGACCAGGTTTAGATGTACTTGAACAAGCCGGCGGATTACACAAATTCATTGGCTGGGACCGCCCGATTTTAACTGATAGTGGTGGCTATCAGGTATATTCTTTAAGCCAGGTAAGAAAGATAAAAGAAGAAGGCGTTACATTTAACTCGCATATTGACGGTTCTAAACACCTGTTTACGCCTGAATATGCAATGGATATACAACGTACCATTGGGGCCGACATTATTATGGCTTTTGATGAATGTACACCTTATCCTTGTGATTATAAATATGCAGCTTCGTCTATTAATATGACCCATCGCTGGCTAAAACGCTGCTGTGCAAGGTTCGATTCAACAGAACCAAAATACGGCTTTAACCAAACCCTTTTCCCTATTGTACAGGGCTCGGTTTATAAGGATCTAAGAAAAAAATCAGCTGAATTTATTGCATCTATGGATCGTGAGGGTAATGCAATAGGTGGTTTATCGGTTGGTGAACCTGCTGAAGAAATGTACGGAATGACTGAGGTTGTATGCGATATTTTACCGTACGAAAAGCCTCGTTATTTAATGGGTGTTGGTACTCCAATCAATATTTTAGAGAATATTGCGTTAGGTGTAGATATGTTCGACTGTGTAATGCCTACAAGAAATGCCAGAAACGGCATGCTTTTCACTAAAAATGGCATCATAAATATTGGCAATAAGAAGTGGGCGAACGACTTCTCGCCTATTGAAGCTGATAGCGATCTGTATGCAGATCAAGTGTATTCTAAAGCTTATTTAAGGCATCTAATGCACTCAAAAGAGATCCTTGGTGCACAAATAGCTACCCTGCACAACCTACATTTTTACCTGTGGTTAGTTAAACAAGCCCGCGAAAAAATCATTACAGGCGAGTTTTATGCATGGAAAAACAAAATGGTAACTATCTTAGGGAATAAATTATAG
- a CDS encoding pyridoxal-phosphate dependent enzyme: MWYNNILETIGNTPLVKLNNITKDIPATILAKIETTNPGNSIKDRMAVKMIEDAEKSGKLKPGGTIIEGTSGNTGMGLAMAAIIKGYKCIFTTTDKQSKEKVDALRAFGAEVIVCPTNVEPEDPRSYYSVSTRLEREVPNSWKPNQYDNLSNSQAHYEQTGPEIWAQTEGKITHLVVGVGTGGTISGTGKYLKEQNPNIKVWGIDTYGSVFKKYKETGIFDKNEVYPYITEGIGEDFLPKNVDFDIIDLFEKVTDKDAALMTRDIARKEGIFVGNSAGSAVAGLLQLKDKLKPEDVVVIIFHDHGSRYMGKMYNEDWLRERGFLKDEKLTAATIIDKKDKTEIVTIDCEKTILEAINTMHMLNISQIPVTQKEMVVGKLAEGDILKALMENPSLKSAKVQEIMSSGFPFVDLNTSIDRISALINKENSAVLVETEGGKIEIITQYDIINAISA, encoded by the coding sequence ATGTGGTACAATAATATTTTAGAAACCATTGGTAATACTCCACTGGTAAAATTGAATAACATTACAAAGGATATTCCTGCTACTATATTGGCTAAAATTGAGACAACCAACCCAGGTAACTCAATAAAAGACCGTATGGCAGTTAAAATGATAGAAGATGCTGAGAAAAGTGGTAAACTGAAACCTGGCGGTACTATTATAGAAGGAACATCAGGAAATACCGGTATGGGATTGGCCATGGCGGCCATTATTAAGGGCTATAAGTGTATTTTTACTACTACCGACAAGCAATCGAAAGAAAAGGTAGATGCTTTGCGTGCGTTTGGTGCTGAGGTAATTGTATGTCCAACTAATGTTGAACCTGAAGATCCAAGGTCTTACTATTCGGTATCTACACGTTTAGAGCGTGAGGTTCCGAATTCCTGGAAGCCAAATCAGTACGATAATTTATCGAACTCCCAGGCTCATTATGAGCAAACTGGTCCCGAAATATGGGCACAAACTGAAGGAAAGATCACGCATCTGGTAGTTGGTGTTGGTACCGGCGGCACTATTTCTGGTACCGGAAAATACCTTAAAGAACAGAACCCCAATATTAAGGTGTGGGGTATTGATACCTACGGATCGGTTTTTAAAAAATATAAGGAAACTGGAATATTTGATAAAAATGAGGTTTATCCTTACATAACCGAAGGTATTGGAGAAGATTTTCTTCCTAAAAATGTAGATTTTGATATCATAGACCTTTTTGAAAAGGTAACAGATAAAGATGCTGCCCTGATGACACGTGATATAGCACGCAAAGAGGGGATTTTTGTTGGTAATTCAGCTGGTTCTGCAGTTGCCGGACTGTTACAATTAAAGGATAAACTAAAACCTGAAGATGTTGTAGTGATTATATTTCATGATCATGGCAGCAGGTATATGGGTAAAATGTATAACGAAGATTGGTTGAGGGAGCGAGGCTTTTTAAAAGACGAAAAGCTTACTGCTGCTACAATTATCGACAAAAAGGACAAAACAGAAATTGTAACAATTGATTGCGAAAAAACCATTCTTGAAGCAATTAATACGATGCATATGTTAAATATTTCGCAGATTCCGGTTACCCAAAAGGAGATGGTTGTGGGCAAACTCGCCGAAGGAGATATTTTAAAAGCATTAATGGAAAATCCATCGCTTAAATCGGCTAAGGTTCAGGAGATTATGTCATCTGGTTTTCCTTTTGTTGACCTCAACACATCAATTGATAGAATTTCTGCGTTAATAAACAAAGAAAACAGTGCAGTACTGGTTGAAACTGAGGGTGGTAAGATCGAAATTATCACTCAATACGATATAATTAACGCTATTTCTGCTTAA